One Prevotella intermedia ATCC 25611 = DSM 20706 DNA window includes the following coding sequences:
- a CDS encoding adenylyltransferase/cytidyltransferase family protein, whose product MKKVITYGTYDLLHKGHVRLLERAKVLGDYLIVGVTADTFDRERGKINVQQSLVERIENVRSTGLADEIVIEEYEGQKIDDIKRMNVDIFTVGSDWRGKFDYLSEYCEVVYLERTKGISSTELRSDLREIRIGLVGESPIINKFVHESKFVNGINISGVYTESDRKLGNLRDVVQLFTHTYTELLEVSDAVYIISHPEKHYAHIKEALLSGKHVLCESPISLNNEEWKELNSIADERGLILMDSIKTAYSMAYDRLCLLAKSGKIGKIYSIDATCTSLSHYNTENKDELPYTWNSFCAWAPTSLLPIFQLLGTDYTDKTICTHLIDDAPNFDTFTKISFIYPHAVASLKVGQGIKSEGELVISGTEGYIYVPAPWWKTDYFEVRRENPSDNKRYFYQLDGEGIRYELLTFIKSIQSQRNLSYVSKDVSEAIASITADFYQRKDTVLI is encoded by the coding sequence AACTTACGACTTATTGCACAAAGGACACGTGCGTTTATTGGAGCGGGCAAAGGTTTTGGGCGACTACCTGATAGTGGGTGTAACGGCCGATACCTTCGACCGTGAACGCGGAAAGATAAACGTTCAGCAATCGCTTGTGGAGCGAATAGAAAACGTAAGGTCCACTGGCTTGGCTGACGAGATTGTCATTGAGGAGTACGAAGGACAGAAAATAGACGACATAAAGCGTATGAACGTCGATATTTTCACCGTAGGTTCAGACTGGCGGGGCAAGTTCGACTACCTCTCCGAATACTGCGAGGTGGTTTATCTCGAAAGAACAAAGGGCATTTCCAGCACCGAACTGCGCTCAGACCTACGCGAAATACGCATCGGACTGGTTGGCGAATCGCCCATTATCAACAAATTCGTACACGAAAGCAAGTTTGTAAACGGCATAAACATCAGCGGTGTCTACACCGAAAGCGACCGAAAACTTGGCAATCTGCGCGATGTAGTACAACTGTTTACCCACACTTACACCGAGTTGCTCGAAGTTTCAGATGCCGTTTACATCATTTCGCACCCAGAAAAGCATTATGCACACATAAAGGAAGCATTGCTGTCGGGGAAGCACGTGCTATGCGAGTCGCCCATTTCGCTCAACAACGAAGAGTGGAAAGAGCTCAACAGCATTGCAGACGAGCGGGGACTCATCTTGATGGACTCTATAAAAACGGCTTATTCTATGGCATACGACCGCTTATGCCTGCTTGCAAAGAGTGGGAAAATAGGCAAGATATACTCCATCGACGCCACTTGCACGAGCCTTTCTCACTACAACACCGAGAATAAAGACGAACTACCATATACGTGGAACAGCTTTTGTGCGTGGGCACCGACATCGCTTCTGCCCATCTTCCAACTATTGGGAACCGACTATACCGACAAAACCATCTGCACGCACCTTATAGACGATGCGCCAAACTTCGATACTTTCACTAAAATATCGTTCATTTATCCCCACGCAGTGGCATCGTTGAAGGTCGGACAAGGCATAAAATCGGAGGGCGAACTCGTTATTTCGGGCACAGAAGGCTACATCTACGTGCCTGCTCCGTGGTGGAAAACCGACTATTTCGAAGTGCGTCGAGAGAACCCAAGCGACAACAAACGCTACTTCTACCAGCTTGACGGCGAAGGCATTCGCTACGAACTGCTCACCTTCATCAAGTCTATTCAGAGCCAGCGCAACCTTTCTTACGTCAGCAAAGACGTGTCGGAAGCCATCGCCAGCATCACTGCCGACTTCTACCAACGCAAAGATACGGTGCTGATATAA
- the ribD gene encoding bifunctional diaminohydroxyphosphoribosylaminopyrimidine deaminase/5-amino-6-(5-phosphoribosylamino)uracil reductase RibD, whose product MEMKQEDIDEMYMRRCLQLAKNGRLQAKPNPMVGAVIVSGEGKIIGEGYHVRCGEGHAEVNAFRSVRSEDEHLLSEATIYVSLEPCSHHGKTPPCADLIVRKGVRRVVCGCVDPFSAVQGRGIERIRKAGIDVTVGILEQECLMLNREFIVRNTENRPYILLKWAQTANGFMGYSQAAGNGKPALQISNAFTKMLVHKLRAEYDAILVGRNTEETEHPRLTVREWSGRNPQKIVMSSTYKTNTLPDGTLCVNSLQHLVETINRRNETEQKICSLIVEGGARTLQSFIDAGLWDEIRVETAPFTINNGVAAPHLPHNIAVVKKEFYGNTIVTYKRL is encoded by the coding sequence ATGGAAATGAAGCAAGAGGATATAGACGAAATGTATATGCGCCGCTGTTTGCAGTTGGCAAAGAATGGCAGATTGCAGGCAAAGCCCAACCCTATGGTGGGCGCAGTGATAGTAAGCGGTGAGGGAAAAATCATCGGTGAGGGCTATCACGTGCGTTGCGGAGAGGGGCACGCCGAAGTAAACGCCTTTCGGTCGGTGCGCAGCGAAGACGAGCATTTGCTTTCCGAAGCTACCATTTATGTGAGTCTTGAACCCTGTTCGCACCACGGAAAAACGCCTCCTTGTGCCGATTTAATAGTACGGAAAGGCGTCCGCAGAGTGGTTTGTGGCTGTGTAGACCCCTTCTCGGCTGTGCAAGGGCGTGGCATTGAGCGTATTCGCAAGGCAGGAATAGATGTTACGGTGGGGATCTTGGAGCAAGAATGCCTGATGCTGAACCGTGAGTTTATCGTGCGGAATACGGAGAACCGACCTTACATCTTGCTGAAATGGGCGCAGACCGCCAACGGTTTCATGGGCTATTCGCAAGCTGCTGGCAACGGAAAACCTGCACTGCAGATTTCCAATGCCTTCACAAAAATGCTCGTGCACAAACTCCGTGCCGAGTACGATGCCATTCTTGTGGGGCGCAATACCGAAGAAACGGAACACCCACGCCTTACAGTAAGGGAGTGGAGCGGTAGAAATCCGCAGAAAATCGTAATGTCTTCAACTTATAAGACCAATACTCTGCCAGACGGAACCTTGTGCGTGAACAGTCTGCAACATCTCGTGGAAACCATCAATCGGCGCAACGAAACCGAGCAGAAGATATGCTCTCTCATCGTAGAAGGTGGCGCACGCACGTTGCAATCGTTTATAGATGCAGGACTGTGGGACGAGATTCGTGTGGAAACAGCCCCCTTTACAATAAACAATGGTGTAGCCGCTCCGCACCTTCCCCACAACATTGCCGTTGTGAAAAAAGAGTTTTACGGTAACACCATTGTTACTTATAAGCGTTTGTAA
- the prmC gene encoding peptide chain release factor N(5)-glutamine methyltransferase: protein MYTTYQNLCQRLTEVYPTSEAKAIVRMVLEDYFRLTLADIYTDKVTQLSADDANELEKIMLRLEKGEPVQYVLGSATFCGRQFGVAKGVLIPRPETELLCEWVASAHDCPFCGLQPPAPLRILDVGTGSGCIAITLSLNMANTVVTAYDISSDALLIARDNAIRLGAAVNFQLKDALQLAATEETFDIIVSNPPYICDSERTEMMRNVLEYEPSTALFVPDDDPLRFYRSIAEYGTTALSHGGELYFEINARFADEVSAMLNALGYAEIEVRNDQFGRQRFVKAIRP from the coding sequence ATGTACACAACCTACCAAAACCTGTGCCAACGGCTTACGGAAGTTTATCCGACAAGCGAAGCGAAAGCCATCGTTAGAATGGTTTTAGAAGACTATTTCAGGCTAACGCTTGCCGATATTTACACCGACAAAGTTACGCAATTATCGGCAGACGATGCCAACGAACTCGAAAAAATAATGCTTCGGTTGGAAAAGGGCGAACCTGTGCAGTACGTTCTCGGCTCGGCTACGTTCTGCGGACGGCAGTTTGGCGTGGCAAAGGGCGTGCTTATCCCCCGTCCCGAAACGGAATTGCTCTGCGAATGGGTAGCTTCTGCCCACGATTGCCCTTTCTGCGGCTTGCAACCGCCTGCTCCTTTGCGCATCTTAGACGTAGGAACGGGCAGCGGTTGTATTGCAATTACACTGTCGTTGAATATGGCAAACACCGTTGTTACGGCTTACGACATTTCGTCGGACGCGCTTTTGATAGCCCGCGACAACGCCATAAGGTTGGGAGCAGCGGTGAATTTCCAGTTGAAAGATGCATTACAGCTTGCGGCAACCGAAGAAACGTTCGACATTATCGTAAGCAATCCACCCTATATCTGCGACAGCGAGCGTACGGAAATGATGCGGAACGTGCTCGAATACGAGCCTTCAACCGCTCTTTTCGTACCCGATGACGACCCGCTGCGCTTCTATCGCTCCATTGCAGAATATGGAACGACAGCCCTTTCGCACGGTGGCGAACTCTATTTTGAAATCAATGCCCGCTTTGCCGACGAGGTTTCGGCTATGCTAAACGCTTTGGGCTATGCCGAAATAGAGGTGCGCAACGACCAATTCGGCAGACAACGATTCGTAAAAGCCATACGCCCATGA
- a CDS encoding regulatory protein RecX produces MIQKKQISETEALRKLGDLCARGEHCSGEIAEKLRKWGIAADAQERIIDKLIDYKYIDDERFTRSFVRDKIAFNKWGRRKIEQALWQKRIPQSISQPILDEIEPEEYLNVLRPLLKSKYPTIKAETDYERSIKLIKYAMGRGFTLDLIRQCIDDASIVDDINEE; encoded by the coding sequence ATGATACAAAAGAAACAAATAAGCGAGACAGAAGCCTTGCGCAAACTTGGCGACCTTTGCGCTCGTGGCGAGCATTGTTCGGGCGAAATAGCAGAGAAGTTGCGCAAATGGGGTATTGCAGCCGATGCACAGGAACGCATTATCGACAAACTCATTGATTATAAGTATATCGACGACGAACGATTTACACGCTCGTTCGTGCGCGATAAGATTGCTTTCAACAAGTGGGGACGCCGAAAAATAGAACAGGCATTGTGGCAAAAGCGCATTCCACAAAGCATTTCGCAGCCCATTCTCGACGAAATTGAACCAGAAGAATACTTGAATGTGCTGCGCCCACTGCTGAAAAGCAAGTATCCAACCATCAAGGCTGAAACCGATTACGAACGTTCCATAAAGCTGATAAAATATGCAATGGGGCGTGGTTTTACGCTCGATTTAATTCGTCAGTGCATAGACGATGCCTCAATAGTAGACGATATAAACGAAGAATGA
- a CDS encoding ComF family protein gives MTQISFFSRVLDLVAPRACPACGRRLGITEEPLCAACNIALPRTMHHLQPFDNELARLFWGRIPIEKCAAFFLYKPNSPSSNLIYKLKYFDRPDIGEQLGQLVATEYATENFFDGITALLPVPLTRRRTIQRGYNQSLEIARGISAVTGLPIVTKAIRRKSFIESQTQKDLWQRTKNVENAFELRTNAKLNNQHVLLIDDVITTGATLTAVGKELTKVPNIKISILSLCFASDK, from the coding sequence ATGACGCAGATTAGCTTCTTTTCCCGTGTGCTCGACCTCGTTGCACCTCGTGCTTGTCCTGCCTGTGGGCGCAGACTCGGCATTACCGAAGAACCTCTTTGTGCTGCCTGCAACATTGCGCTGCCTCGCACGATGCACCATCTTCAACCCTTCGACAACGAATTGGCACGTCTTTTCTGGGGCAGAATACCGATAGAAAAATGCGCTGCTTTCTTCCTTTACAAGCCCAACTCGCCCTCAAGCAACCTTATTTATAAGCTGAAATACTTCGACCGTCCCGACATTGGCGAACAGCTCGGACAGCTTGTTGCAACCGAATATGCAACGGAAAACTTCTTCGACGGCATTACTGCCCTGCTGCCCGTACCCCTCACACGCCGTCGCACCATTCAGCGAGGCTATAACCAAAGTCTTGAAATAGCACGTGGAATAAGTGCCGTAACGGGGCTGCCCATCGTTACAAAAGCCATTCGCAGAAAGTCGTTTATAGAAAGTCAGACGCAGAAAGACTTATGGCAACGCACCAAAAACGTGGAAAACGCCTTTGAACTTCGCACAAACGCCAAACTGAACAACCAGCACGTACTCTTAATCGACGATGTAATTACCACAGGCGCAACGCTGACAGCCGTTGGAAAGGAACTTACGAAAGTTCCAAACATAAAAATCAGCATTCTCTCCCTATGCTTTGCAAGCGACAAATAA
- the metK gene encoding methionine adenosyltransferase, which produces MAYLFSSESVSEGHPDKVADQISDALLDQFLAYDDTSRCAIETFNTTGQVVIMGEVRSKEYIDIPAITRKTINKIGYTKAEYQFDGNSCGVLSAIHEQSSDINRGVDRTDEDNQGAGDQGMMFGYACNETANYMPVTLELAHLLMTTLADIRKEGKVMTYLRPDSKSQVTVEYSDDNIPQRIDTIVVSTQHDDFVKPADDSVEAQLKADEEMLAKIREDVLNILMPRVKAQIESEKVLALFNDNIKYFVNPTGKFVIGGPHGDTGLTGRKIIVDTYGGKGAHGGGAFSGKDSSKVDRSAAYAARYIAKNMVAAGISDEILVQLAYAIGVAQPVSVYVNTYGRANVALTDGEIAEKVKQMFDLRPKTIERMLKLRQPMYLETAAYGHMGRKSETVKKTFTSLYHERKEVEVELFTWEKLDRIAEIKKAFGL; this is translated from the coding sequence ATGGCATATTTATTTTCATCAGAATCAGTTTCAGAGGGGCACCCAGACAAGGTTGCCGACCAGATTAGCGATGCTCTTCTCGACCAGTTTCTTGCCTACGACGATACTTCTCGTTGTGCAATCGAAACTTTCAATACTACCGGACAAGTAGTGATTATGGGCGAAGTGCGCTCGAAAGAATACATTGATATTCCTGCCATCACACGCAAGACTATCAATAAAATTGGCTACACAAAGGCTGAATACCAGTTCGACGGCAATAGCTGCGGTGTTCTTTCTGCCATTCACGAGCAAAGTTCCGACATTAACCGTGGCGTAGACCGCACCGATGAGGACAATCAGGGCGCAGGCGACCAAGGTATGATGTTCGGTTATGCCTGCAACGAAACGGCAAACTATATGCCCGTTACGCTTGAATTGGCTCACTTGTTAATGACGACCTTGGCGGATATACGCAAAGAAGGAAAGGTGATGACCTACCTCCGCCCCGATTCAAAGAGCCAAGTAACGGTGGAATACAGCGACGACAACATTCCGCAACGCATTGATACGATTGTGGTTTCTACCCAGCACGACGACTTTGTAAAGCCTGCCGACGATTCTGTCGAGGCTCAATTGAAAGCCGACGAAGAGATGTTGGCAAAGATTAGAGAGGACGTTTTGAACATTTTGATGCCACGCGTGAAAGCGCAGATAGAGTCGGAAAAGGTGTTGGCACTGTTCAACGACAACATAAAATACTTTGTAAATCCTACTGGAAAGTTCGTTATCGGTGGTCCTCACGGCGACACAGGACTTACAGGTCGTAAGATTATTGTAGACACCTACGGCGGAAAAGGCGCGCACGGAGGTGGTGCTTTTTCTGGAAAAGACTCATCGAAGGTAGACCGCTCTGCAGCATACGCAGCTCGCTACATCGCAAAGAATATGGTAGCAGCAGGCATTAGCGACGAAATTCTTGTGCAATTGGCTTACGCTATCGGTGTTGCACAGCCCGTTAGCGTCTATGTGAACACCTACGGACGTGCCAACGTGGCTCTGACAGATGGCGAAATCGCCGAGAAAGTGAAACAAATGTTCGACCTTCGCCCCAAGACGATAGAACGAATGCTGAAGTTACGCCAGCCAATGTACTTGGAAACAGCGGCTTACGGACATATGGGACGCAAGAGCGAAACTGTGAAGAAAACCTTCACCAGCTTGTATCACGAAAGAAAAGAAGTAGAAGTGGAACTCTTCACTTGGGAGAAACTCGACAGAATAGCAGAGATTAAGAAAGCATTCGGACTGTAA
- a CDS encoding DUF4271 domain-containing protein: protein MPTTDSIATPPLLRRLQTPPQQSAKTATTERGEAGIGQADTVKTEGTKSLLKWKAPKPFKLTDVKFAQESYFKDNPYYRPELGMSHSGILGDPAPYSVSNDNVVAGTLLVCFALVMIASSMSSDFIVRQIKGLFHRPYRRTNVGETGHEVRFQVFLVVQTALLLSITYYLFTRSENGGNYIVDSQLLVVGIFFAIFLGYFLIKKLLYSVVNWVYFDRKSNQQWSQLTLFIVSAEGVLILPAVLLMIYFGLSAQYTLIYVAAIVGLAKLLLFYQGYVIFFKRTAASLQIILYFCTLELMPLIALIGFLVYTDNYLTIIF, encoded by the coding sequence ATGCCAACAACCGATTCCATCGCCACACCGCCACTGTTAAGGCGGCTGCAAACTCCACCTCAGCAGTCTGCAAAGACCGCTACGACAGAGCGTGGGGAGGCGGGCATTGGACAGGCAGATACCGTTAAGACCGAAGGAACAAAGAGTTTGCTGAAATGGAAAGCTCCCAAGCCTTTCAAGCTGACAGACGTAAAGTTTGCTCAAGAAAGCTATTTCAAGGATAATCCATACTATCGTCCAGAACTCGGAATGTCGCATAGCGGCATACTTGGCGACCCTGCTCCTTACAGCGTGAGCAACGACAACGTTGTGGCAGGCACGCTGCTTGTGTGCTTTGCCTTGGTTATGATAGCCTCATCAATGTCAAGCGACTTCATTGTAAGACAGATAAAGGGTCTTTTCCACCGCCCCTATCGTCGTACAAATGTAGGCGAAACAGGACACGAAGTGCGCTTCCAAGTCTTTTTGGTAGTGCAGACGGCATTACTCTTGAGCATTACCTACTACTTGTTTACACGGTCTGAGAATGGCGGCAACTACATTGTTGATTCGCAACTGCTTGTCGTGGGTATCTTCTTTGCCATCTTCTTAGGGTATTTCCTTATAAAGAAGCTGTTGTATTCCGTTGTAAACTGGGTATATTTCGACCGCAAGAGCAATCAACAATGGTCGCAACTGACCTTGTTTATCGTATCTGCCGAAGGCGTGCTCATACTTCCTGCAGTGCTGTTGATGATTTATTTCGGGCTATCGGCGCAATATACGCTCATCTATGTAGCAGCCATTGTAGGTTTAGCCAAATTGCTTCTCTTTTACCAAGGATATGTCATCTTTTTTAAAAGAACAGCTGCCAGTCTGCAAATAATTTTGTACTTTTGCACCCTAGAATTAATGCCGCTGATAGCATTGATAGGGTTCTTGGTATATACCGATAACTATTTGACTATAATATTTTAG
- a CDS encoding uroporphyrinogen-III synthase yields MIKKILISQPKPGSDKSPYYEIAKDLGVEMVFRPFFKVEGLSSKEFRQQKINLLDYTAVVFTSRHAIDNYFKLAQEMRITIPETMKYFCVIETIALYIQKYTQYRKRKIFFGNSGKIDNLIPTMVKHKDEKYLVPLSSVHTHSIGTMLTNNKLKHKECVMYRTISNDLTEEEKKTFDYDMLVFFSPTGVRALKENLPDFEQGNIKIAAFGPATAKEVKDQGLRLDLEAPSAKYPSMTGALRAFLEEQKK; encoded by the coding sequence ATGATTAAAAAGATATTAATATCACAGCCTAAGCCAGGGAGCGACAAGTCGCCCTATTATGAAATAGCCAAAGATTTGGGTGTAGAAATGGTGTTTCGCCCATTCTTTAAGGTGGAAGGCTTGTCGTCTAAAGAGTTTCGTCAGCAGAAAATTAACTTGCTTGATTACACTGCTGTGGTATTCACATCTCGCCACGCCATTGACAATTACTTCAAGTTGGCACAGGAAATGCGCATCACCATTCCTGAAACGATGAAATATTTCTGTGTGATAGAAACGATTGCGCTCTATATTCAGAAATATACGCAGTACAGAAAGCGTAAGATTTTCTTTGGTAATTCGGGTAAAATAGACAACCTGATTCCTACAATGGTAAAGCACAAGGACGAGAAATATCTTGTTCCGTTAAGCTCGGTGCACACCCATTCCATTGGAACGATGCTCACAAACAACAAGCTGAAGCACAAGGAATGTGTGATGTATCGCACCATTAGCAACGACCTTACAGAGGAAGAGAAGAAAACTTTCGACTACGATATGCTTGTTTTCTTCAGCCCTACGGGTGTTCGTGCCTTAAAAGAGAATTTGCCCGACTTTGAACAAGGCAACATTAAGATAGCTGCATTTGGTCCTGCAACAGCCAAAGAGGTGAAAGACCAAGGTCTGCGCCTTGATTTGGAGGCACCATCAGCTAAGTATCCTTCTATGACAGGTGCGTTACGTGCCTTCTTGGAAGAGCAGAAGAAGTAA
- a CDS encoding ribonuclease P protein component, protein MPITRRFTLCKEERICSKLLIDKLFNGGNSHSMVAFPLRVVYVIKDRNEAQDATIPQAKILVSVPKKHFKRAVKRNRVKRQVREAYRKNKYILLDKLQPMPNQEVLLAFIWLDNMLHASADIENKVCNLLQRIGEKMETDRKEAIQE, encoded by the coding sequence ATGCCTATTACCCGCAGATTTACGTTGTGTAAAGAGGAGCGAATATGCAGCAAACTGCTCATAGACAAGCTCTTTAATGGGGGGAATAGCCATTCTATGGTTGCTTTTCCGCTGCGGGTAGTATATGTGATAAAAGACCGTAACGAAGCACAAGACGCAACAATACCACAAGCAAAGATACTCGTCAGCGTACCAAAGAAGCACTTTAAACGTGCCGTAAAGCGCAACAGAGTGAAACGACAGGTAAGAGAAGCGTACCGAAAGAACAAGTACATCTTGCTCGACAAGCTGCAACCGATGCCGAATCAGGAGGTGTTACTCGCCTTTATATGGCTCGATAACATGCTTCACGCATCTGCGGATATAGAAAACAAGGTGTGCAATCTGCTCCAACGCATTGGTGAAAAGATGGAAACAGACAGAAAGGAGGCTATCCAAGAATGA
- the yidD gene encoding membrane protein insertion efficiency factor YidD: MTFQKVLHAVSRLLSWLLIVPILFYQRFITPFTPPSCRFTPTCSEYAKQALMKHGPIKGLRLAIWRILRCNPWGGSGYDPVP; encoded by the coding sequence ATGACGTTCCAGAAGGTTTTACACGCTGTTTCGCGCCTATTATCGTGGCTACTGATAGTTCCAATTCTGTTTTATCAACGGTTTATCACGCCTTTTACGCCCCCTTCTTGCAGGTTTACACCTACTTGTTCGGAGTACGCAAAGCAAGCATTGATGAAACATGGTCCGATTAAAGGACTCAGATTGGCAATCTGGCGAATACTAAGATGCAACCCATGGGGTGGAAGCGGATACGACCCAGTTCCCTAA
- the tyrS gene encoding tyrosine--tRNA ligase: MKNFVEELKWRGMLAQIMPGTEEFLQKEMVSAYLGTDPTADSLHIGHLCGIMMLRHLQLCGHKPYLLIGGATGMIGDPSGKSQERNLLDAKTLYHNQEAIKKQVSKFLDFDGDAPNKAELVNNYDWMKDFTFLDFARTVGKHITVNYMMAKDSVKRRLNGEASDGLSFTEFTYQLLQGYDFLYQYKKFGVKLQLGGNDQWGNMTTGTELIRRTLGQEAEAYCLTCPLITKADGKKFGKTESGNIWLDRNRTTPYVFYQFWLNVSDDDAEKYIKIFTSLDKPTIDALVDEHRQDPGRRSLQRRLAEEVTRMVHSQEDLDMAMAASNILFGKATKENLLQLDEQTFNDVFKDVPHYEVSKDLLGQPAVDIFNQEGMQIFPSKSEMRKLVKGGGVSLNKEKLQAFDQVITAEDLIDGKYLLVQKGKKNYFLVIVK; encoded by the coding sequence ATGAAGAACTTTGTTGAAGAACTAAAATGGCGCGGTATGTTGGCGCAGATTATGCCTGGTACAGAGGAGTTTCTGCAAAAAGAAATGGTATCGGCATATCTTGGAACCGACCCTACTGCCGACTCTTTACACATTGGACACCTTTGCGGAATTATGATGCTCCGCCACTTGCAGCTATGTGGGCACAAGCCTTATCTGCTCATCGGTGGCGCAACAGGTATGATTGGCGACCCATCGGGCAAGAGCCAAGAGCGCAATTTGCTTGATGCCAAAACCCTTTACCACAACCAAGAGGCGATAAAGAAGCAGGTTAGCAAGTTCCTCGACTTCGATGGCGATGCGCCCAACAAGGCAGAACTGGTGAATAACTACGACTGGATGAAGGATTTCACCTTCCTCGACTTTGCCAGAACTGTTGGTAAGCACATCACTGTAAACTATATGATGGCCAAAGACAGCGTGAAACGCCGCCTCAACGGTGAAGCAAGCGACGGTCTTTCGTTCACTGAATTTACCTACCAGCTATTGCAAGGCTACGATTTCCTATACCAATACAAGAAGTTTGGTGTGAAACTGCAGCTCGGAGGCAACGACCAATGGGGCAATATGACTACGGGTACAGAGCTAATCCGCCGTACACTCGGACAAGAAGCCGAGGCTTACTGTCTGACTTGTCCACTTATAACAAAGGCAGACGGCAAAAAGTTCGGTAAAACCGAAAGCGGAAACATCTGGCTCGACCGCAACCGCACCACTCCATACGTATTCTACCAGTTCTGGCTCAACGTCAGCGACGACGATGCAGAGAAGTATATAAAGATATTTACTTCGCTCGACAAGCCCACTATCGACGCTCTTGTAGACGAACATCGTCAAGACCCAGGCCGCCGCAGCCTCCAACGCCGTTTGGCAGAAGAGGTTACACGTATGGTACACTCGCAGGAAGACCTTGATATGGCTATGGCTGCATCGAACATTCTCTTCGGTAAGGCTACCAAAGAGAACCTTCTGCAACTCGACGAGCAGACTTTCAACGACGTTTTCAAAGATGTTCCACACTACGAGGTATCTAAAGACTTGCTCGGACAGCCTGCAGTAGACATCTTCAACCAAGAAGGTATGCAGATTTTCCCAAGCAAGAGCGAAATGCGCAAACTTGTTAAGGGTGGTGGCGTATCACTTAACAAAGAGAAATTGCAAGCTTTCGACCAAGTAATTACTGCCGAAGACCTTATCGACGGTAAGTATTTATTGGTGCAGAAAGGCAAGAAAAACTACTTCCTTGTAATTGTGAAGTAA